The following is a genomic window from Planctomycetota bacterium.
TCTCCTTAGGAAAAGCCCGCCCAGCAACAGGCTCAGCGCCGACGGTTCGGGGATGACGTCGGCGAAGCCGTCGATCTCGGGCGTAACACCGGAGCCGGCGGGGCCGGCTTTGACTTCTCCTCGACAGGACTCTCGTCGATCCAGTTCGTGCGGATCACCAACCCCGTCGGCTCCGGTGTTACGCCCGAGATCGACGGCTTCGCCGACGTCATCCCCGA
Proteins encoded in this region:
- a CDS encoding PEP-CTERM sorting domain-containing protein (PEP-CTERM proteins occur, often in large numbers, in the proteomes of bacteria that also encode an exosortase, a predicted intramembrane cysteine proteinase. The presence of a PEP-CTERM domain at a protein's C-terminus predicts cleavage within the sorting domain, followed by covalent anchoring to some some component of the (usually Gram-negative) cell surface. Many PEP-CTERM proteins exhibit an unusual sequence composition that includes large numbers of potential glycosylation sites. Expression of one such protein has been shown restore the ability of a bacterium to form floc, a type of biofilm.), whose product is GDDVGEAVDLGRNTGADGVGDPHELDRRESCRGEVKAGPAGSGVTPEIDGFADVIPEPSALSLLLGGLFLRRKR